Proteins from a single region of Cydia splendana chromosome 9, ilCydSple1.2, whole genome shotgun sequence:
- the LOC134793553 gene encoding uncharacterized protein LOC134793553 gives MLQPTLQLAIFTGIFCLCSSITDKIIGPGVFKFQSYEHCDPPVTEVYLWVTQRKFNRTRNVLDMTLSTPWPLSDDIIMEIDTSSKKDGGYKPGSFYMKGPFCKTLQSLMGDLFDAIVNAAGVEDCPIPGDVKVDGFYVDSEKLNEQMLYGDYRAKLSFFVDDETKGCYILYMQLVAKEED, from the exons ATGTTGCAACCAACACTTCAGTTGGCCATTTTCACTGGCATATTTTGTCTATGTTCAAGTATAACAGATAAGATAATT GGCCCAGGGGTCTTCAAATTCCAGTCATATGAACACTGTGACCCACCAGTAACAGAGGTCTATTTGTGGGTAACACAGAGAAAATTTAACCGGACCCGTAATGTTCTAGATATGACATTATCCACACCATGGCCACTCAGTGATGACATCATA ATGGAGATAGATACTTCGAGCAAGAAGGACGGCGGCTACAAACCCGGCTCCTTCTACATGAAAGGTCCATTCTGCAAAACGTTACAATCACTTATGGGAGACTTGTTCGATGCGATCGTGAATGCTGCAGGGGTTGAGGATTGCCCCATACCA GGTGATGTAAAAGTGGACGGTTTCTACGTCGACAGCGAGAAACTAAACGAACAAATGCTGTACGGggactatagagcaaaactgtcattttttgTCGACGATGAAACGAAAGGATGTTATATATTGTACATGCAATTGGTGGCTAAAGAAGAAGACTAA